The following proteins are co-located in the Solanum pennellii chromosome 1, SPENNV200 genome:
- the LOC107009309 gene encoding uncharacterized protein LOC107009309, with product MAEDEGRTAEGGEKIEEMKPWEQHSAVISIPRFDYNASSSLLRHSHSGFLITCPIKREKSATKEAISILEKYIVSNHDAKRRKTCVDDVNEECKGSREGAANEHVNSESGTSMEKSDILSLVKLTRSGLVLLKFPFDKSPAVVDIVSQIFQSLESGILKSPLWCNRILPIQGTCCLDEKELKKIVTKLVEQFMNNRQKETGDTVKFAVGYNRRGIEETEMKNLRNTPSDPDIFALLDRNKCFSVVAAAVKEVVPDSIVDLKDPEICVLVEVLPFSGVPDRTAIVGVSVLPRALVTTKPRLCIKALVSDTKETNKKKR from the exons atggcgGAAGATGAAGGGAGAACTGCAGAAGGAGgagaaaaaattgaagagaTGAAGCCATGGGAGCAGCATTCTGCTGTGATAAGCATCCCTCGTTTCGATTACAACGCTTCTTCTTCCTTACTCCGCCATTCGCATTCTGGGTTTCTCATTACATGCCCAATCA AGAGGGAAAAAAGTGCAACGAAAGAAGCTATAAGTATCCTTGAAAAG TATATTGTTTCAAATCATGATGCTAAGCGAAGGAAAACATGCGTGGATGATGTTAATGAAGAATGTAAAGGATCAAGAGAAGGAGCTGCTAATGAACATGTGAATTCGG AATCTGGTACCTCTATGGAGAAAAGTGACATTCTCTCACTTGTTAAGTTAACGAGAAGCGGATTAGTTCTCCTTAAATTTCCATTCGACAAGTCTCCAGCAGTTGTTGACATTGTTTCACAGATTTTTCAATCCCTAGAATCTGGAATATTGAAGTCTCCTCT TTGGTGCAATCGGATATTACCAATTCAAGGTACATGCTGTTTAGATGAGAAGGAACTTAAGAAGATTGTGACAAAGCTTGTTGAGCAGTTTATGAACAATAGGCAGAAGGAGACAGGAGACACTGTTAAG TTTGCAGTTGGGTATAACAGGAGAGGGATTGAAGAAACCGAGATGAAGAATCTAAGAAACACTCCCAGTGATCCTGATATATTTGCTTTGTTGGATCGCAACAAATGCTTTAGCGTCGTAGCAGCAGCAGTGAAAGAAGTCGTCCCAGATTCGATAGTGGATTTGAAAGATCCAgag ATCTGTGTGCTTGTTGAGGTACTTCCATTTTCTGGAGTACCAGATAGGACAGCCATAGTTGGTGTATCAGTTCTTCCTCGAGCACTTGTTACTACGAAGCCTCGACTCTGCATCAAGGCCTTAGTCTCGGATACAAAAGAAACgaataagaagaaaagataA